Proteins encoded by one window of Conger conger chromosome 1, fConCon1.1, whole genome shotgun sequence:
- the LOC133132076 gene encoding ceramide synthase 2-like produces the protein MLEWLSDWFWQERRWFPEGLGWADIQDRDGRVYAKARDLWVSIPIALAFLAVRQIFERTVATPLAVLLGLQEKVRLRAAHNPTLESYYHSKSKQPTQSSIESLSKQTGCSVRQVQQWFRRRRNQDRPSLLKKFREASWRFTFYLLAFIAGLAALIDKPWLYDVKEMWEGFPILTLLPSQYWYYMIELGFYASLLFSVASDVKRKDFNEQIIHHVATIMLISFSWCLNYVRAGTLIMLVHDASDYLLESAKMFNYAGWKNACNYIFIGFAAVFIVTRLVFFPFWIMYCTWVYPVTVYRPFFGYYFFNGLLLVLQCLHIFWAILIVRMAVKFLTNNETVEDERSDRDETDESGDEDEEKEQEKKNGPTQNGHPILNNNHCKAE, from the exons atgTTGGAGTGGCTGAGCGACTGGTTCTGGCAGGAGCGGCGCTGGTTCCCTGAAGGACTGGGCTGGGCCGACATACAGGACAGAGATGGACGTGTCTACGCCAAGGCCCGTGACCTCTGGGTCTCCATTCCCATCGCTTTGGCCTTCCTGGCCGTCCGGCAGATCTTTGAGAG GACAGTGGCCACCCCGTTGGCTGTGTTACTTGGACTGCAGGAGAAAGTTCGACTTAGAGcagcacacaaccccacactgGAATCATACTACCATAGCAAATCCAAACAGCCCACACAG AGTTCGATAGAGAGTTTGAGCAAACAGACGGGTTGTTCAGTGCGTCAGGTCCAGCAATGGTTCAGGCGTCGCAGGAATCAGGATAGGCCCAGTCTTCTCAAGAAGTTTCGGGAGGCAAG TTGGAGATTTACGTTTTACCTTCTTGCTTTCATTGCTGGCCTAGCTGCACTCATTGAT AAACCCTGGCTCTATGATGTGAAGGAAATGTGGGAAGGATTCCCCATATTG accctTTTGCCATCTCAGTACTGGTACTACATGATTGAGCTGGGCTTTTATGCATCTCTACTTTTCAGCGTAGCATCAGACGTCAAGCGGAAA gacttTAATGAACAGATCATTCACCATGTTGCCACTATCATGCTGATCAGCTTCTCTTGGTGCCTCAACTACGTTCGGGCAGGAACCCTGATCATGCTAGTGCACGATGCCTCCGACTACCTGCTAGAG TCAGCCAAGATGTTCAACTATGCAGGCTGGAAAAACGCCTGCAACTACATCTTCATCGGCTTTGCTGCTGTCTTTATCGTCACGCGTCTGGTCTTCTTCCCTTTCTG GATCATGTACTGCACCTGGGTGTACCCAGTGACCGTCTACCGCCCCTTCTTCGGGTATTACTTCTTCAACgggctgctgctggtgctgcagTGCCTGCACATCTTCTGGGCCATCCTCATCGTGCGCATGGCCGTCAAGTTCCTGACCAACAAC GAGACTGTGGAAGATGAGCGGAGCGACAGGGATGAAACAGACGAGTCGGGGGATGAAGATGaggagaaagagcaagagaagAAGAATGGGCCAACGCAAAATGGCCACCCCATCCTCAACAACAACCACTGCAAGGCGGAGTGA